In Lacrimispora indolis DSM 755, a genomic segment contains:
- a CDS encoding ABC transporter substrate-binding protein encodes MKKRLLGMMTAAAMTAAMVLSGCSGSQTAATTAAPAGGETKTEAAAETTEAAKTEAAKAEEKKELLVVGFSQVGAESDWRTANTESMKSTFTEANGYKLIFDDAQQKQENQLKAVRNFIQQDVDYIVIAPVTETGWDTVLQEAKDAGIPVIIVDRMIDVSDDSLYTAWVGSNFLQEGYDAVAWLDEYLKKNNRADDDINIVTLQGTIGSSAQIGRTDGVEEKMKDHPKWKMLERQTGEFTQAKGQEVMESFLKTYDDIDVVIAENDNMAFGAIDAIKAAGKTCGPKGDIIIISFDAVAAAFDSMIAGDMNVSVECNPLHGPRVAEIIQKLEKGENVDKIAYVQEGVYPADTAAEEKPKRAY; translated from the coding sequence ATGAAGAAAAGATTATTGGGCATGATGACGGCGGCTGCCATGACCGCAGCCATGGTATTATCCGGATGCAGCGGCTCTCAGACAGCGGCAACCACAGCAGCGCCTGCCGGCGGGGAAACAAAAACAGAGGCTGCTGCGGAGACGACAGAGGCTGCCAAGACAGAAGCTGCAAAGGCAGAGGAGAAAAAGGAACTGCTGGTGGTAGGCTTTTCCCAGGTAGGTGCGGAGTCTGACTGGAGAACGGCAAACACCGAATCCATGAAATCCACGTTTACGGAAGCAAACGGGTATAAGCTGATATTCGATGATGCGCAGCAGAAGCAGGAAAACCAGTTAAAGGCTGTCAGAAACTTTATCCAGCAGGATGTGGACTATATTGTTATCGCGCCGGTTACGGAAACAGGCTGGGATACGGTTTTGCAGGAAGCAAAGGATGCAGGAATCCCGGTTATCATTGTTGACCGTATGATCGATGTTTCCGATGACTCTCTTTATACTGCATGGGTGGGTTCCAATTTCCTTCAGGAAGGATATGATGCGGTTGCCTGGCTTGATGAATATTTAAAGAAGAATAACCGGGCAGACGATGACATCAACATCGTGACCCTGCAGGGCACCATCGGTTCCTCCGCCCAGATCGGCCGTACCGACGGCGTGGAAGAAAAGATGAAGGATCATCCCAAGTGGAAGATGTTAGAGCGTCAGACAGGAGAATTTACTCAGGCAAAGGGACAGGAGGTCATGGAATCCTTCTTAAAGACCTATGATGACATTGATGTTGTGATCGCTGAAAATGACAACATGGCCTTTGGAGCCATTGACGCCATCAAGGCGGCAGGAAAGACCTGCGGGCCAAAGGGCGATATCATCATCATTTCCTTTGACGCGGTTGCAGCTGCTTTTGATTCCATGATTGCCGGGGATATGAACGTATCCGTAGAATGCAACCCGCTTCACGGTCCCCGTGTGGCTGAAATCATTCAGAAGCTGGAAAAGGGTGAAAACGTAGATAAGATCGCCTATGTACAGGAAGGTGTGTACCCGGCTGACACGGCTGCTGAAGAAAAACCGAAGAGGGCATATTGA
- a CDS encoding AraC family transcriptional regulator: protein MNEITIQPIEQLLVSHIRTCQNAERTLHLHNNAYEIMLFKSGNVDYFINNVTYHLTPGCLTFICPNDIHGLFIKDNNPYERIPIHIGESFADNLSTPVTDLFSCFHNGRPERLYHLNKEQMAEYEHYADTIITALNEKAFGYDLRVKACLLFILLLANTAARSNNMYLGDISPKIIRDTISFVDSNLTSDISIQTIADFVNISRSRLSHLFKEYTGTSLWNYIITRRIQYARTLLLKGTSITATCYECGFKDYAHFVKVFSKINGVSPGRYAKNIPAYKKEASSSKLLL from the coding sequence ATGAATGAGATCACCATTCAGCCAATTGAACAGCTGCTTGTATCACATATCCGCACCTGCCAGAACGCAGAACGAACACTTCATTTGCACAATAACGCATACGAGATCATGCTGTTTAAAAGCGGAAATGTAGATTACTTTATCAATAACGTCACTTACCATTTAACGCCGGGCTGTCTGACCTTTATATGTCCCAATGATATCCACGGACTGTTTATCAAGGATAACAATCCCTACGAAAGAATTCCGATCCACATCGGGGAAAGCTTTGCGGACAACTTATCAACACCTGTTACAGATCTTTTCAGCTGTTTCCACAACGGAAGGCCGGAACGCCTTTATCATCTGAACAAAGAGCAGATGGCGGAATATGAGCATTACGCCGACACCATCATAACGGCTTTGAATGAGAAGGCCTTTGGCTATGATCTCCGGGTGAAGGCCTGCCTGCTGTTCATCCTTTTGCTGGCCAATACAGCCGCCCGGTCCAATAATATGTATCTGGGAGATATTTCTCCCAAAATCATCCGTGATACCATCAGCTTTGTGGATTCCAACTTAACCAGTGATATCTCCATTCAGACGATCGCTGATTTTGTTAACATCAGCCGTTCCAGACTGAGTCATTTATTTAAAGAATATACAGGAACTTCTCTTTGGAATTATATCATCACCAGAAGAATACAGTATGCACGTACCCTCTTATTAAAGGGAACTTCTATTACTGCCACCTGCTATGAGTGCGGTTTTAAGGATTATGCCCATTTCGTCAAGGTTTTCAGCAAAATCAACGGCGTTTCTCCAGGCAGATACGCCAAGAATATTCCGGCATATAAAAAAGAAGCTTCTTCTTCGAAGCTTCTTCTTTAA
- a CDS encoding sugar ABC transporter ATP-binding protein, with protein MPNKIVLAMRSISKTFPGVKALDHVDFTLRSGEIHALMGENGAGKSTLIKVLTGVEEFESGEITIEGFQGNIINHSPQEAQAHGISTVYQEVNLCPNLSVAENLFIGREPKRAGMIDWKIMNKRAKDLLESLDIHIDVTRALENYSIALQQMFAIARAVDMSAKVLILDEPTSSLDDHEVEKLFKLMNRLKSEGVGIIFVTHFLEQVYEVCDRITVLRNGALVGEYETEKLPRVQLVAKMMGKDFDDLAAIKKSGEAKETSGEVVIHAKGIGKQGTIKPYDLMIRKGEVIGLTGLLGSGRSELARSLYGADKPDSGELTVKGRPVSVTAPLDAMMAGMAYLPENRKEEGIVADLSVRENLILALQAKKGMFRLLGRKEQEELADKYIDLLQIKTANRETPIKSLSGGNQQKVILGRWLLTDPDFLILDEPTRGIDVGTKTEIQKLVVKLSEEGKSVMFISSEVEEMLRTCSRMAILRDGQKVGELEEGELDQNNIMKAIAGGMEDE; from the coding sequence ATGCCCAATAAAATCGTATTAGCCATGCGAAGCATTTCAAAAACATTTCCTGGCGTGAAGGCCCTTGACCACGTGGATTTTACCTTAAGAAGCGGAGAGATCCATGCTCTCATGGGAGAGAACGGAGCAGGAAAATCCACTCTCATTAAGGTCCTTACAGGAGTGGAAGAGTTTGAATCAGGAGAAATCACCATTGAAGGGTTTCAGGGGAACATCATCAACCATTCCCCTCAGGAAGCACAGGCCCATGGGATCAGCACAGTCTACCAGGAGGTCAATCTCTGTCCAAATTTATCTGTAGCGGAAAACTTATTTATCGGCAGGGAACCAAAGCGTGCCGGCATGATTGACTGGAAAATCATGAATAAGAGAGCAAAGGATCTGCTGGAAAGCCTGGATATCCACATAGACGTGACCAGGGCCCTGGAAAACTACTCCATTGCCTTGCAGCAGATGTTTGCCATTGCCAGGGCTGTGGATATGTCTGCAAAGGTGCTGATCCTTGACGAACCCACATCTTCTCTTGATGACCATGAGGTGGAGAAGCTGTTTAAGCTGATGAACCGCCTGAAATCGGAAGGCGTGGGGATCATCTTTGTCACTCATTTCCTGGAACAGGTGTATGAGGTCTGCGACAGGATCACGGTTCTCAGAAACGGCGCCCTGGTAGGAGAGTATGAAACGGAAAAGCTGCCCAGAGTCCAGCTGGTGGCCAAGATGATGGGAAAGGATTTTGACGACCTGGCTGCCATAAAGAAAAGCGGGGAAGCAAAGGAAACGTCCGGGGAAGTGGTGATCCATGCCAAGGGGATCGGAAAGCAGGGGACCATTAAACCTTATGATCTTATGATCCGCAAAGGGGAAGTGATCGGCCTTACAGGACTTTTAGGCTCCGGGCGGTCGGAGCTTGCCAGAAGCCTTTACGGTGCGGATAAGCCGGACAGCGGAGAATTAACGGTAAAGGGACGTCCGGTTTCCGTGACAGCCCCTCTTGATGCCATGATGGCCGGAATGGCCTATCTTCCGGAAAACAGGAAGGAAGAAGGGATCGTGGCGGATCTATCGGTGCGGGAGAACTTAATTCTGGCTCTTCAGGCAAAAAAGGGAATGTTCCGTCTCCTTGGAAGAAAGGAGCAGGAGGAGCTTGCAGATAAGTATATAGATCTTTTACAGATTAAGACAGCTAACAGGGAGACCCCTATAAAAAGCTTAAGCGGAGGAAACCAGCAAAAGGTGATCTTAGGAAGATGGCTTCTTACAGACCCGGATTTCCTCATATTAGATGAGCCTACCAGAGGGATCGATGTGGGAACCAAGACAGAGATCCAGAAGCTGGTGGTAAAGCTTTCTGAGGAAGGAAAGTCCGTGATGTTCATTTCCTCGGAGGTAGAGGAAATGCTGCGCACCTGCAGCCGCATGGCAATACTCCGGGATGGACAGAAGGTGGGGGAACTGGAGGAAGGCGAGCTGGATCAGAACAACATTATGAAGGCGATCGCAGGAGGTATGGAAGATGAATAG
- a CDS encoding ABC transporter permease subunit, translated as MKNRGKMDGKVFLLMITIALFVGMYIAGILIFKSKGFAKPQVFLNLFISNAGLIVIAAGMTMVMITGGIDISVGSVVALTCMMLAWMMEIKGIGAVPALLTVLVMGLVFGLIQGFFIAYLKIQPFIVTLAGMFFARGMTAIISQEMISVKNELFLKWAKSKINLTFLGGTPNKKGVINYPFLYPSVLIALTVLVLVFVVLKYTKFGRTVYAVGGNEQSALMMGLNVKRTKLLVYVANGFLCALGGFLFSLNTCAGFVEQAKGFEMEAIASAVIGGTLLSGGVGNVFGSLFGVLIKGTIETFITFQGTLSSWWTKITIAALLAFFILLQSLFARAKEK; from the coding sequence ATGAAGAACAGAGGAAAAATGGATGGAAAGGTATTCCTGCTCATGATCACCATCGCTCTTTTTGTGGGAATGTACATAGCCGGGATCCTGATTTTTAAGAGCAAGGGCTTTGCAAAGCCCCAGGTATTTTTAAATCTTTTCATCTCCAATGCAGGACTGATCGTTATTGCAGCAGGCATGACCATGGTCATGATCACAGGGGGAATCGACATTTCTGTAGGTTCCGTAGTAGCCCTTACCTGCATGATGCTGGCCTGGATGATGGAAATCAAGGGAATCGGAGCTGTTCCCGCCCTTTTGACGGTTTTGGTCATGGGCCTTGTCTTTGGCCTAATCCAGGGATTTTTTATCGCTTACCTAAAAATACAGCCCTTTATTGTGACCCTGGCAGGCATGTTTTTTGCCAGAGGCATGACGGCCATCATAAGCCAGGAAATGATCAGCGTGAAAAATGAGCTGTTTTTAAAATGGGCAAAGAGCAAAATCAACTTAACCTTTCTGGGAGGGACCCCCAACAAAAAGGGAGTGATCAATTACCCGTTTCTCTATCCAAGCGTTCTCATCGCCCTGACGGTGCTGGTGCTGGTATTTGTGGTGTTAAAGTATACGAAATTCGGGCGGACCGTTTACGCGGTAGGAGGAAATGAGCAGTCTGCCCTGATGATGGGATTAAATGTGAAGCGCACCAAGCTTTTGGTTTATGTGGCCAACGGCTTTTTATGTGCCTTAGGCGGGTTTTTATTCAGCTTAAATACCTGTGCAGGCTTTGTGGAGCAGGCAAAGGGCTTTGAGATGGAAGCCATCGCCTCGGCAGTTATCGGGGGGACATTGCTGTCGGGAGGCGTGGGAAATGTTTTCGGCAGTTTGTTTGGGGTGTTAATAAAGGGAACCATAGAGACCTTCATCACCTTCCAGGGGACTCTTTCCTCCTGGTGGACCAAGATTACCATTGCGGCTTTGCTGGCATTTTTCATACTCCTTCAAAGCCTGTTTGCAAGGGCAAAGGAAAAGTGA
- a CDS encoding MATE family efflux transporter, with protein MKKFIGNKAFYRMVLTIAIPIMVQNGITNFVSLLDNIMVGMVGTEQMSGVAIVNQLIFVFNISIFGIISGAGIFGAQFYGCGRHDGVRHTFRFKIICCALLAVAAVAVFFFFGEDMIAMYLHGEGNEAELATALMHGRRYMLVMLIGLVPFALEQAYVSTLRECAETVVPMKAGIVAVLVNLVFNYILIFGKLGAPVLGVVGAAIATVMARFVEAAIIIIWTHRNTKRNPFIEGAYKSFYIPAGLVGKIFVKGTPLIVNEALWAAGVATLMQCYSVRGLIAVAGLNISATIGNVFNVVYLALGSAVSIIVGQLLGAGKMEEARETDTKLIAFSVGSCVLIGGLLAVMAPLFPMIYNTTDEVRSLAVWFIRILALCMPMNAFMNVAYFTLRSGGKTVITFLFDSVFMWVVSIPVAYTLSRYTAIPIVPLYFMCQMVEIIKCIVGFVLVKKGVWIHNIVLGQED; from the coding sequence ATGAAAAAATTTATCGGAAACAAAGCATTTTACAGGATGGTGCTGACAATCGCCATTCCCATTATGGTCCAAAACGGGATCACCAACTTTGTCAGCCTGCTGGATAATATTATGGTGGGCATGGTAGGAACCGAGCAGATGTCCGGCGTTGCCATTGTGAACCAGCTGATCTTTGTTTTTAACATCAGCATTTTTGGGATCATATCAGGTGCAGGCATTTTCGGAGCCCAATTCTATGGCTGCGGAAGACACGATGGAGTCCGGCATACGTTCCGGTTTAAAATCATCTGCTGTGCCCTTCTGGCGGTGGCTGCGGTGGCTGTGTTCTTTTTCTTCGGAGAGGATATGATCGCCATGTATCTCCATGGAGAGGGCAACGAGGCGGAGCTTGCCACTGCGCTGATGCACGGAAGACGGTATATGCTTGTCATGCTTATAGGATTGGTGCCCTTTGCCCTGGAGCAGGCTTATGTCAGCACCTTAAGGGAATGCGCAGAAACAGTAGTGCCCATGAAAGCCGGAATCGTGGCTGTCCTGGTAAATCTTGTGTTTAATTATATCCTGATCTTTGGAAAGCTTGGAGCTCCGGTCCTGGGGGTGGTGGGAGCCGCAATTGCAACCGTTATGGCCAGATTTGTGGAAGCAGCGATTATCATAATCTGGACCCACAGGAATACAAAAAGGAATCCGTTTATTGAAGGGGCTTATAAAAGCTTTTATATACCGGCAGGCCTTGTGGGGAAAATCTTTGTTAAGGGAACGCCTCTCATTGTAAATGAAGCCCTTTGGGCAGCCGGAGTGGCTACTCTCATGCAGTGTTATTCTGTGAGAGGACTGATCGCGGTGGCAGGCCTTAATATATCCGCCACCATAGGAAATGTATTTAATGTGGTTTATCTTGCCCTTGGAAGCGCGGTCTCCATTATTGTGGGGCAGCTTTTGGGAGCCGGAAAAATGGAGGAAGCCAGGGAAACGGACACCAAGCTCATCGCTTTTTCCGTTGGTTCCTGTGTGCTCATAGGAGGACTCTTGGCGGTCATGGCCCCCTTATTTCCCATGATTTACAACACCACGGATGAGGTCAGGAGCCTGGCCGTCTGGTTTATCCGCATACTGGCACTGTGTATGCCCATGAATGCGTTTATGAATGTGGCCTATTTCACCCTGCGCTCCGGCGGAAAGACGGTGATCACCTTTTTGTTTGACAGCGTGTTCATGTGGGTGGTCAGCATTCCGGTTGCCTATACCTTAAGCCGGTATACCGCCATTCCCATTGTGCCCTTGTATTTTATGTGCCAGATGGTGGAGATCATCAAATGCATCGTTGGTTTTGTACTGGTTAAGAAGGGCGTGTGGATACATAATATTGTTTTGGGTCAGGAAGATTAA
- a CDS encoding ABC transporter permease has protein sequence MNRMTVIVKKITGTRLFLPLFCLVLVLLSNLIKTPTFFQVTIKNGVLYGYIIDVINRASDLVILAVGMTMVVAASGGTDISVGAVMSVAGAVCCYILSGGLQTVNEFQNPYILGVLAAALAGILCGGFNGFLVAKMKIQPMVATLILFTAGRGMAQLITRGQITYIRVESYKMLGASIPGIPIPTPVFVALLVVVLTYVLLKKTTLGLYIQTVGINSRASRLMGIKSSMIIFLSYVFCGLCAGISGLVASSRIYSADANNIGLNLELDAILAVALGGNSLGGGKFSLLGSVIGAYTIQALSTTLYAMGVSPDQIPVYKAIVVVVIVALQSTELKKMAKRFQTGFEAGKKVA, from the coding sequence ATGAATAGGATGACAGTGATTGTGAAGAAAATAACAGGAACCCGGTTATTCCTGCCCCTGTTCTGCCTGGTCCTGGTGCTTCTCTCAAATCTCATCAAGACGCCTACCTTTTTTCAGGTGACCATAAAAAACGGCGTTTTGTATGGATACATCATCGATGTGATCAACCGGGCCAGTGATCTGGTGATCCTGGCCGTGGGGATGACCATGGTGGTGGCGGCTTCCGGCGGCACGGACATTTCCGTGGGAGCAGTCATGTCTGTGGCAGGGGCCGTGTGCTGCTACATCCTGTCAGGGGGTCTGCAGACGGTGAATGAGTTCCAGAATCCTTATATATTAGGCGTGCTGGCAGCGGCCCTTGCAGGGATTTTATGCGGAGGCTTTAACGGGTTTCTGGTGGCAAAGATGAAGATCCAGCCAATGGTGGCGACCCTGATCCTGTTTACGGCGGGACGGGGTATGGCGCAGCTGATCACCAGGGGGCAGATCACCTACATCCGGGTGGAATCCTATAAGATGCTGGGAGCCAGCATTCCGGGAATCCCTATTCCAACTCCCGTATTCGTGGCCCTTTTAGTGGTGGTCCTTACCTACGTTTTACTAAAAAAAACCACCCTGGGGCTTTATATCCAGACGGTGGGAATCAACTCCAGGGCTTCCAGACTCATGGGGATCAAATCCTCCATGATCATTTTTCTTTCCTATGTATTCTGCGGCCTCTGTGCAGGCATATCCGGCCTGGTGGCATCATCAAGGATCTATTCGGCAGATGCCAATAATATTGGTCTTAACCTGGAGCTGGATGCCATCCTTGCTGTAGCCTTGGGAGGCAACAGCCTGGGAGGGGGTAAATTTTCCCTCCTTGGAAGCGTGATCGGAGCTTATACCATTCAGGCCCTAAGTACCACCTTATACGCCATGGGGGTTTCCCCGGACCAGATTCCCGTCTATAAGGCAATCGTGGTGGTAGTCATAGTTGCCCTTCAGTCAACGGAGCTTAAGAAAATGGCAAAACGGTTCCAAACAGGCTTTGAAGCCGGAAAGAAGGTGGCGTAA